A stretch of Spodoptera frugiperda isolate SF20-4 chromosome 6, AGI-APGP_CSIRO_Sfru_2.0, whole genome shotgun sequence DNA encodes these proteins:
- the LOC118281918 gene encoding uncharacterized protein LOC118281918 translates to MGMIWKSAMPLLTTLAALVIIVHSAEEDLEAEYRHDLRPRALDTGAPNYDQPWRAMEADPPLQEPRNVDHWDNDSPDGLPKRRRIGRKRKRRPQTSSTEDIIPQERYAYADEEPRPYFDVDFDRTRQTTEMPKRRRKKTENRPTRWTDDVMELERPMRRRGQRRKRPSLDKWPELSEFSQTVPPQPNTEPPELHNGDDARPELRRDAPLYENKQELAELSPTKIKVEFDQLGTNIEFPLGDDKESFVEPTVQLVQDKSLSEFSSEDIGMAPIRPLKRSQTVSSNDQHSKPVTEKSEKLQVMSNNIDLIKCMLSCRSSSEV, encoded by the exons ATGGGTATGATTTGGAAATCCGCCATGCCTTTACTGACCACGTTGGCTGCTTTGGTGATTATAGTACATTCTGCAGAAGAAGATTTAGAGGCAGAGTATCGACACGACTTAAGGCCTAGAGCATTGGATACAGGAGCACCTAATTACGACCAG cCATGGAGAGCAATGGAAGCAGATCCACCGCTACAAGAACCACGGAATGTAGACCATTGGGACAACGACTCACCAGACGGTCTACCAAAGCGGCGCAGAATTGGCCGTAAACGAAAACGTCGTCCACAAACTAGTTCAACTGAAGATATCATACCACAAGAGAGATACGCTTATGCTGATGAAGAACCCCGGCCATACTTCGACGTAGATTTTGACCGCACTCGCCAAACCACAGAAATGCCCAAGAGAAGACGAAAGAAAACAGAAAACAGACCGACCCGGTGGACTGATGACGTCATGGAATTGGAGAGGCCCATGAGAAGGAGAGGACAGCGTAGAAAGCGGCCGTCACTTGACAAATGGCCCGAATTAAGTGAATTCAGTCAAACTGTACCACCACAACCGAACACAGAACCACCGGAACTTCACAATGGTGACGACGCGAGACCAGAATTACGAAGAGACGCAccattatatgaaaataaacaagaattAGCAGAATTAAGTCCAACTAAAATTAAAGTAGAATTTGATCAGCTTGGAACTAACATCGAATTTCCTTTAGGTGATGACAAGGAATCTTTTGTAGAACCTACAGTCCAGCTGGTCCAAGATAAATCTCTGTCAGAATTTTCATCAGAAGACATTGGAATGGCACCAATAAGACCATTGAAACGAAGTCAAACTGTGAGCTCTAACGATCAGCACAGCAAGCCAGTTACAGAGAAATCCGAGAAACTACAGGTAATGTCCaacaatattgatttaattaaatgcATGCTATCATGTCGTAGtagctcggaggtttaa
- the LOC118281919 gene encoding actin-histidine N-methyltransferase, which translates to MTRQNNIQLDDADVTAFIPLWDMCNHEHGKITTDYNKELGRGECYALRDFKAGEQIFIFYGSRPNADLFLHNGLVYPNNEHDSLSISLGVSSSDPLRETKLALLTKLGLAGVTHFNLYRGPNPISAELLAFIRIFNMNQEELTKWSGQGLPGDLVSSDPSSAEAVGADIDRRAYTYLLTRCKLIVASYKETGGGDDISLHRKNVQLLKKCEVQMLEGAMKYLEETISKLPTAAAEEKSNN; encoded by the exons ATGACCAGACAGAATAATATCCAGCTTGATGATGCTGACGTCACCGCCTTCATTCCGCTCTGGGATATGTGCAACCATGAACATGGCAAG ATAACAACGGACTACAACAAGGAGTTGGGTCGCGGGGAGTGCTACGCTCTACGAGACTTTAAGGCTGGCGAACAAATCTTTATATTCTACGGATCCAGACCAAATGCCGACCTGTTCCTGCACAATGG ATTAGTATACCCAAACAACGAACACGATAGTCTCTCTATATCTCTCGGCGTGAGCTCAAGCGACCCGCTCCGTGAGACGAAGCTGGCACTACTGACCAAGTTGGGTCTCGCCGGCGTCACGCACTTCAACTTGTATCGGGGACCTAACCCAATCAGCGCTGAGCTGTTAGCTTTCATACGGATATTTAATATGAATCAAG agGAACTAACAAAATGGTCCGGTCAAGGATTGCCAGGGGATTTAGTGTCTTCGGACCCGTCTAGTGCTGAAGCGGTGGGCGCAGACATCGACCGCCGCGCCTACACGTACCTGCTGACACGGTGCAAGCTCATCGTGGCCTCTTACAAGGAGACCGGAGGCGGCGACGATATTTCATTGCATAG GAAAAATGTGCAGCTGTTAAAGAAATGCGAAGTACAAATGTTAGAGGGTGCCATGAAGTATCTAGAAGAGACTATAAGTAAACTACCCACCGCTGCCGCTGAGGAGAAATCAAATAACTGA